Genomic window (Thomasclavelia spiroformis DSM 1552):
AGTTAACAGGAAAACCAAATGATAATATCTTAGATATGGCAAAATATCTTTCTGATATAAATAAATCTGTATGGATTCGTCATGTACTTGTTCCAGGAATAAGTGATGTTGATGAATATTTGATTGAACTTGATAAATTTATTAGTAGTTTAAACAATGTTAAAAAGGTTGAAGTTTTACCATATCATACTTTAGGTACATTTAAATGGGAGGAGTTAAATATTCCATATCAATTAGAAGGTGTCAATCCACCTTCTCAAGAAAGAGTAGATAACGCAAATAAATTATTACATGTAGATAATTATAAATAATTTGAATAGTTCTTACTTTAATAAAAGTAGGAACTTTTTTATTTAAAAAACTATTGGTTATTGAAACCAATAGTCATTATAAGTATATTTAAAAACACGATAGAGAAATTTACCTCCAGTTGTTGTAAATTTTTTGATTAATGAACCAGATTTATCGTATTCAAACCATGTCATTGCCATACCACTATCAATAATAACATTATTATCTATTTCTTGAACACTACTAACATATCCAGAATATTCAGCTGGAATATCGGCAATAAGCTCAAAAGTTTTAGTATTTTCATCGATTAAATATTTATAGTAATGAGAAACACCATCTTTAGAATCATAAGATACATTTGTATAATTAGGATCTTCTTTCCAATTATAGTCGGGTCTTGTTGTACTAACAGCAATATTATTATTGTATAAGTATAAATAATATTGACCATCACTTAAAGAACTATCAGTTGCGTAAGTGACACAATGTTGACCTGCTTGGAGTGAAAAATCATTAGCATTTGTTAATAGAAGATTATCATATCCACTTTCTTGCCAGAAATTATCTGATCCAATCATATAATCAACAGATGGCTCACTATAAATATCATTAATTTTAATAATAGTAGATGTTTCTCTCGAACTAATAATTAAACTATCGTTATTGATTAATTCTAATGAATTAATATGCATCCAATCAAGATTATCAGCAGATTTAGGTTTTGATGTTAATTTATAATAATCTGGGAATAAATCAATTAAATTAATTAATTCAGATATTTCGCCACTATCATGATCAATCATGATAATTTTATCTTCACTTGTTTCGGTATCTTTCTTTGAAGCTAATACAATTAGATTTTTATTGTCGTCAAAAATATAGTCATGATGCAATTTATAATCACCAGTATCATAAATAGTAGAGACATAACCAGTTTGATT
Coding sequences:
- a CDS encoding aryl-sulfate sulfotransferase, translated to MKKIKYLIITLSIISLILIYFYNNNNRMITKASSNDKNSILYLEMNDTTTEPKTIYSEKYQNKIQQQIDRAKQKNNYTFKEPLLIENPYGTNTTGVYMYFTTDKDYQATYTISCNGYEDFTQTLNTNTSSGYTKEHEYLLVGSIPSEKNIITVTLHDTQGNEVDTLTWSYQAPDLLGGNEYITVETETYDTNASLTNGLYTVLGNDVTEDSDTLAYMRLYDNYGIIRSEIPIISYRSHRCLFDDNTMYISVSSTKIVGINQTGYVSTIYDTGDYKLHHDYIFDDNKNLIVLASKKDTETSEDKIIMIDHDSGEISELINLIDLFPDYYKLTSKPKSADNLDWMHINSLELINNDSLIISSRETSTIIKINDIYSEPSVDYMIGSDNFWQESGYDNLLLTNANDFSLQAGQHCVTYATDSSLSDGQYYLYLYNNNIAVSTTRPDYNWKEDPNYTNVSYDSKDGVSHYYKYLIDENTKTFELIADIPAEYSGYVSSVQEIDNNVIIDSGMAMTWFEYDKSGSLIKKFTTTGGKFLYRVFKYTYNDYWFQ